The Girardinichthys multiradiatus isolate DD_20200921_A chromosome 6, DD_fGirMul_XY1, whole genome shotgun sequence genome window below encodes:
- the LOC124869417 gene encoding uncharacterized protein LOC124869417, whose protein sequence is MPLTDDPFFNMWSLRDRHIQNGDTVYAIFTPKENLRQAPEMQKQQPCETNGTKGIRCHIMLKGYFEVLVDLESDTMATLRHKLSDTSGIPAHVLHHRGDYSMSDTLQRCGISEGSTVSFSLSSFSEETSHDETFYFNDVVPSVSQTLKGISVFFSSLHTIATHTDVPRKTLLAYLRKLTGCNPLAQSLHQLCRNERITRNQKIALVEGLYMLFRQLLPKQESQRGEKSIEDQDVFENSLYCWAHLINKAKDQTPELEVFAPITLVSEDGNHLCEPIRVPGVPTVFERADVLDKIKDGVKIPNCTEEPLRECSLQRAADVEKILLSVPRHVRTYPLWIHHDKVSGHNFQVKIEWTFGSMVEGLKSFPCLNVMPPLQLKDLGTTRSSLVMLSEDNLGIYLYKDKGSPDMIKVRDCLDGKVKTVDLNVLAAKTGDHRDDETFITTRIPKEAILVLMDTSSSMEEECYENAEIKKINAVKELFDNFATRTMAYDFHHVISLVKFDSFVTTLCTFTENLETFKKHLRDLKASGCTLLYDALRRGARELEKVKERFPDCRLRLICLTDGNDSGSLTEPVAVTVKLLKSDIIVDSILLGYVENSMLHGISNATGGCCFKPQTTKDGLKLFEIETVLSLEQRKPKTKLDTSSVSESSLMGLFAAHGYDEYPETFLPSQINERVTLTESALKKKICESKDGRFMEKDKRILEELKSLHCDPHPFFRVFPLESDFTFWRILMQGPPDTPYETGVFELYCQFGPNYPVKPPVLRFVTHVYHCNVNSVGRICHNIFDRNYNAHITMKEIFDAVYGLLIVPEPDDPLDSILAEEFLTSREMYEQEAKKHTEEHAGKSLDNMEKKLMDPVPQFVPQHLLCPLTKKVFVDPVRTVYGTVYERKAIEEHLKQHKYDPLAGPGHELEMSDLISDWNMKKRVIDYRSRQIQ, encoded by the exons ATGCCCCTGACGGATGATCCCTTCTTCAACATGT GGTCTTTGAGAGACAGACACATCCAAAATGGTGACACAGTCTATGCCATATTTACTCCAAAGGAGAACCTACGACAGGCTCCTGAAATGCAAAAGCAACAGCCCTGTGAAACGAACGGAACAAAAGGCATTCGGTGCCACATAATGCTCAAG GGCTATTTTGAGGTACTTGTGGATTTGGAAAGTGACACAATGGCAACCCTGAGACACAAGCTGTCAGATACAAGTGGTATCCCAGCACATGTCCTTCATCACAG AGGGGATTACTCCATGAGCGACACACTGCAGAGGTGTGGAATATCGGAAGGGTCAACTGTTTCCTTCAGTTTGTCGTCTTTTTCCGAAGAAACCTCACATGATGAGACGTTCTACTTTAACGATGTTGTGCCTTCAGTGTCACAAACCCTAAAAGGCATCAGTGTATTCTTCTCATCTCTTCATACTATT GCAACACATACAGATGTACCCCGCAAAACGTTGCTTGCCTACTTACGAAAACTGACTGGATGTAACCCGCTCGCCCAGAGTTTGCATCAACTGTGCAGAAATGAAAGAATAACCAGAAACCAGAAA ATTGCATTGGTGGAGGGCTTGTACATGCTCTTCAGACAGCTTTTACCCAAGCAAGAATCGCAGCGAGGGGAAAAATCCATAGAGGACCAGGATGTTTTTGAGAACTCCTTGTACTGCTGGGCTCATCTCATCAACAAAGCAAAA GACCAGACACCTGAGCTTGAAGTCTTTGCTCCAATCACTCTTGTGTCTGAAGATGGTAACCATCTCTGTGAGCCAATCAGAGTTCCCGGAGTACCAACTGTCTTTGAAAGAGCGGATGTTCTCGACAAAATCAAGG ACGGAGTTAAAATCCCAAATTGCACCGAGGAGCCGTTGCGGGAATGTTCACTGCAGAGAGCCGCTGACGTTGAGAAGATTCTTCTCAGCGTGCCTCGGCATGTCAGGACATATCCCCTTTGGATTCATCATGACAAGGTGTCTGGTCACAA CTTTCAGGTCAAAATTGAGTGGACTTTCGGAAGTATGGTGGAAGGACTCAAATCTTTCCCTTGTCTCAATGTTATGCCACCTCTACAGCTGAAGGATCTAGGAACAACACGGAGTTCCCTCGTTATGCTGAGTGAAG ACAACCTTGGGATTTATCTGTACAAGGACAAAGGATCCCCAGATATGATCAAAGTGCGCGATTGTCTTGatggaaaagtaaaaacagtGGATCTGAATGTTTTGGCCGCCAA GACTGGTGACCACAGAGATGATGAAACATTCATCACAACAAGGATTCCAAAAGAAGCAATACTG GTACTGATGGACACCAGTTCCTCCATGGAAGAAGAGTGCTATGAAAatgcagaaataaagaaaatcaatgCTGTGAAAGAGCTCTTTGACAACTTTGCCACCAGAACCATGGCTTATGATTTCCATCATGTCATTAGTCTTGTGAAGTTTGATTCCTTTGTGACGACCCTCTGTACATTTACTGAAAATCTGGAAACGTTCAAG aaacatttgcGTGACTTGAAGGCAAGTGGATGTACTCTTCTGTACGACGCACTACGACGAGGAGCTCGTGAGCTTGAAAAAGTCAAGGAGAGATTCCCAGATTGTAGACTTCGCCTCATATGCCTCACAGATGGAAACGACTCTGG ATCCCTGACAGAACCAGTAGCTGTGACAGTGAAACTGCTCAAATCAGACATCATTGTTGATTCGATCCTCCTTGGATATGTGGAGAACAGCATGCTGCACGGGATCAGCAATGCAacag GTGGTTGTTGTTTCAAGCCACAGACGACCAAAGATGGCCTGAAACTGTTTGAAATCGAGACAGTTCTGTCTTTGGagcaaagaaaacccaaaacaaaacttgaTACATCTTCTGTCTCGGAG TCCAGTTTAATGGGCCTTTTTGCTGCTCATGGGTATGATGAATACCCAGAGACATTCTTGCCAAGTCAGATAAATGAAAGGGTGACCCTTACTGAAAG TGCCCTCAAAAAGAAGATTTGTGAGTCAAAGGATGGACGATTCATGGAAAAGGATAAACGAATCTTGGAGGAACTCAAAAGTCTGCATTGTGACCCACATCCCTTCTTCAGAGTCTTTCCGCTAGAGTCTGATTTCA CATTCTGGAGGATTCTCATGCAGGGCCCTCCAGACACACCATACGAGACGGGCGTGTTTGAGCTGTACTGCCAGTTTGGACCCAACTACCCAGTGAAGCCTCCAGTCCTTCGTTTTGTTACACAC GTGTATCACTGCAACGTCAACAGTGTGGGTCGGATCTGCCACAACATATTCGACCGCAACTACAATGCACACATCACAATGAAAGAGATTTTTGATGCTGTGTACGGACTGCTCATCGTTCCTGAGCCTGATGATCCTCTGGATAG TATTTTGGCTGAAGAATTCTTGACGAGCCGGGAGATGTACGAACAAGAAGCCAAAAAGCACACAGAGGAACACGCAGGGAAGTCTCTGGATAACATGGAGAAG aaacTTATGGATCCTGTGCCACAGTTTGTACCCCAACACCTGCTCTGTCCTCTGACCAAGAAGGTGTTTGTTGATCCTGTGAGAACAGTTTATGGAACTGTGTATGAGCGCAAAGCCATCGAGGAACACCTTAAACA ACACAAATACGATCCGCTGGCTGGTCCAGGACACGAACTTGAAATGAGTGACCTAATATCAGACTGGAACATGAAGAAAAGGGTGATTGATTACCGATCCCGACAAATTCAGTGA